A window from Bdellovibrionales bacterium encodes these proteins:
- the truB gene encoding tRNA pseudouridine(55) synthase TruB, translating into MSTFHGLVLVRKPSGVTSHDVVSRLRRILGTKSVGHAGTLDPLAEGLMVALVGEATKLSQYILEGDKAYQLKARLGVETDTLDITGQTLKTAPVNVSLEQVRDIGLSLVGEMSLKVPIYSAIKIQGQKLYDYARNEQAVEVPHKDMKFWNLEFLGFDGTEAEFRFHCSKGTYVRSWIDLLGQKLGCGATMSALTRFWSDPYALEQSITLEDLEAELKAGREVAAMVPMERALPAAKRVRIKGYDQTLLSNGQISHELRSFLITMFDPQKDDIIQVLSLTSGKLLALVGIEKDRGFVIKRVIKY; encoded by the coding sequence GTGAGCACATTTCACGGTTTAGTACTGGTCAGAAAACCCTCAGGGGTGACAAGTCATGACGTGGTTTCACGTCTGCGCCGGATCTTGGGTACGAAATCCGTGGGGCATGCAGGAACTTTGGATCCTCTGGCGGAAGGCCTGATGGTGGCCCTCGTTGGTGAGGCCACAAAACTCAGTCAGTATATTCTCGAAGGCGATAAGGCCTATCAGCTTAAAGCGCGCCTCGGTGTCGAAACCGATACTTTAGACATCACGGGGCAGACTCTGAAAACAGCTCCGGTGAATGTTTCCCTGGAGCAAGTCCGCGATATCGGCTTGAGTCTTGTCGGTGAGATGAGTTTGAAAGTGCCGATTTACTCAGCTATCAAGATTCAGGGGCAGAAGCTTTATGACTATGCTCGTAACGAGCAGGCGGTGGAAGTTCCTCACAAAGATATGAAGTTCTGGAACCTGGAGTTTCTGGGTTTTGATGGGACCGAGGCGGAGTTCCGCTTTCATTGTTCAAAGGGGACTTATGTTCGCTCTTGGATTGATCTTTTGGGGCAGAAATTGGGTTGTGGAGCGACAATGAGTGCTCTGACCCGGTTTTGGTCGGATCCTTATGCTTTAGAACAATCCATCACTTTGGAGGATCTTGAGGCTGAATTGAAAGCCGGCCGGGAAGTGGCAGCCATGGTGCCGATGGAGCGGGCTTTGCCTGCGGCCAAGCGGGTGCGAATTAAGGGCTATGATCAGACCCTCCTAAGCAATGGTCAGATCAGCCACGAGCTTCGCTCCTTCTTGATTACGATGTTTGACCCTCAAAAGGACGATATTATTCAGGTTTTATCGCTGACCTCAGGAAAGCTCTTGGCCCTTGTAGGTATCGAAAAAGACCGGGGATTTGTGATAAAAAGGGTGATTAAGTATTGA
- the rbfA gene encoding 30S ribosome-binding factor RbfA: MKNTGDGRRVARVEREVQQSVAQFLISGFKLPLPGIVTVARVRMPGDLRTAKVYISILGDPKLLDEAVDLLQDRAFEIQNYLGKELKMRYCPKLTFYPDHETEEILKVEKILQDLDNERKSKSKQGVARPEAADSSDEDDSSEEG; the protein is encoded by the coding sequence ATGAAGAACACGGGTGACGGACGCAGAGTAGCTCGAGTCGAGCGCGAGGTTCAGCAGAGCGTCGCCCAGTTTTTGATTTCCGGGTTTAAATTACCACTCCCGGGAATCGTGACAGTCGCCCGCGTGAGAATGCCGGGCGATTTGCGTACAGCAAAAGTTTATATCAGCATCCTTGGCGATCCGAAGCTTCTTGACGAAGCAGTGGACTTGCTCCAAGACCGTGCTTTTGAAATTCAAAATTATCTCGGTAAAGAACTCAAGATGCGCTATTGTCCGAAGCTCACGTTCTATCCTGATCATGAGACCGAGGAGATTCTGAAGGTTGAAAAAATCCTTCAAGATCTCGATAACGAGCGCAAATCCAAATCTAAACAGGGCGTTGCACGACCTGAGGCCGCAGATTCTTCAGACGAAGACGATTCTAGCGAAGAAGGCTAA
- the rpsO gene encoding 30S ribosomal protein S15, producing the protein MAVAKETKAQIVKKFKRGDLDTGSSEIQIALLTAKINELTSHFEIHKKDHHGRRGLVTAVNQRRKLLDYLRRTDVKKYETVLKQLDIRK; encoded by the coding sequence ATGGCAGTCGCAAAAGAAACAAAAGCGCAAATCGTTAAGAAATTCAAACGTGGTGACTTGGACACAGGTTCTTCTGAAATCCAAATCGCTCTTTTGACTGCAAAAATCAACGAATTGACTTCACACTTTGAAATCCACAAAAAAGATCACCACGGCCGTCGCGGTTTGGTGACTGCGGTAAATCAAAGAAGAAAATTGTTGGATTACCTCCGTCGTACTGATGTTAAAAAGTACGAAACGGTGTTGAAACAACTCGATATCCGTAAGTAA